The nucleotide window AACTGAAGATCGAATTCGTCTTCGGTGACGTAGCCAATATGCGGCGTTGCCAAAACATTTGGAGAGGTCAAAAGCGGATTTTTGACATCGGACATTGGCTCTGTGTCGAAGACGTCAACTGCCGCAAAGATACGACCTTTTGCTATCTCAGCCTCCAGTTCACCGGGCGCGATCAAGCCTGATCTGGATGTATTGACCAACAACGAACGTGGCTTCATCGCCGCCAGGTCTTGTTCGGTGATGATCCCACGTGTTTCGGGTTTCAGCCGGACATGCAGGCTTACAATATCTGATGTTGCAAAAAAGAGTTCGCGATTTTCTGCGAGTTGTACGCCGTCTGCCCTTGCCCTTTCTCTGCCGGCTTCAGAGGACCACCATTGAATGTTCATACCTATGGCTTGCGCATATGTGGCAACTGCTTTTGCTATGCGCCCATACCCATAAAGACCAAGCGTGCGATCGCGCAGGGTTCGACCGACACCCATTTGCCAGTTTCCTTCGCGTATCGATGCAACCTGTTCCGGAATTTGCCGATAGCTTGAAAGCATCAGTGCGAGTGTCAGCTCCGCCGCGGCATAAGACGGCGTACCTGAATGCATGTTGGAGCAAAGAAGGACGTTATTTTGTGTGCAGGCTGCAACATCGATATGTGGGTAGACGCTTCGCTGGGAAATCAGCTTCAAGTTTGGCAGCTTTTTGAGGAGCTCAGCGGTAATTTTTGTTCGCTCTCGAAACAGCACAAGACAGTCTGCCTCTTGAAGACGGTCAGAAAGGGTTGATATGTCTTCAACATGATCGGTCCAGACCGTGACGTCATGACCTTGAAGCTTGTCAAAGCAGGCCAAGCTGCGCAGCGTGTCAAACCAGTCATCCAGAATATGTACTTTCATCGATTTTCTGCGCCGCCTCCTGCAACAAGCGTTCTTGGGGTGGGAACAAACACCTCGGAGTTGATGGC belongs to Roseibium porphyridii and includes:
- a CDS encoding D-2-hydroxyacid dehydrogenase family protein, translated to MKVHILDDWFDTLRSLACFDKLQGHDVTVWTDHVEDISTLSDRLQEADCLVLFRERTKITAELLKKLPNLKLISQRSVYPHIDVAACTQNNVLLCSNMHSGTPSYAAAELTLALMLSSYRQIPEQVASIREGNWQMGVGRTLRDRTLGLYGYGRIAKAVATYAQAIGMNIQWWSSEAGRERARADGVQLAENRELFFATSDIVSLHVRLKPETRGIITEQDLAAMKPRSLLVNTSRSGLIAPGELEAEIAKGRIFAAVDVFDTEPMSDVKNPLLTSPNVLATPHIGYVTEDEFDLQFSDIFDQIVAYADNKPIHMINPEVMV